Part of the Nymphalis io chromosome 8, ilAglIoxx1.1, whole genome shotgun sequence genome, gcacaagggacataaaatcttagtttagttcccaaggttggtggcgcattggatatgtaagcgatggttgacatttcttacaatgccaatgtctaagggagttggtgaccacttactatcaggtggtccatatgcttgtccgctttcctattctatataaaaaaaaatgtctatttaTAGCAATAACTTATTAAGTAagctatagtatatatatatttacataaatgttaaaataaagtcTACTTACTTTTCCAGGCTCCGGATCATCACTTAAATCTATGTCAGGGCttttttttcttgattttttaacaaattcacTGTCTCTATACCTACTTCTATCTTCCCTACCACGAGACGGGGACCTAGATTTTGACCTCCTATTCCTAGATCTTGATCTCCTCTGTCTTTCTCTTGACCTAGATCTGTGACGCTGACGGCTTTTAGACCTTCGTCTTCTATCTCTGCCTCTACTTCTACTACGCCTATTTCTACTTCTACTGCGCCTATCTCTACTTCTGCTACGCCTTTCTCTGCTTGTACTACGTCTTTCTCTGCTTCTACTATGCCTATCTCTACTTCTAGTTCTTTTGTCTCTTATTCGACTTTGACGGTCAATACTTCTTCTACTTTTCTTGTCTCTTGAACTATCCCTTTTTAAACGACTCTCCTTACGATCCTTACTATGATCTCTTTCTCTTTTTTTAACATGCTCTTTCTTTGTGTCATCACTTTTGTCATGAATGTTAGAAGGTGCTAGTGCCTCCAAGGCTGCCATGGCTTCATCCACTGCATCTTTACTTGAAGATTCTTTTACTTTCGATTCAACTTTGAATATGTCCTTTGAAGTTAATCTTGTATTTTTCTTATCTTCATCACTTTCTTCATCCGAAGAAAAAACTGGAGGCTTATCATTAGGAATGGCTAGTCCAGGAAACTTGTTAGCTAATGGATTTGATTTATTGTCTTTTTCGTCACTTTTATCAACTGCATTTGGAACTGGCTTCATATGCTGTATTATACGCAGTAAATTCGTCATAAAGGAGTCTGAAAATTCGGCGCCATTTTCAATCAGAgcttttttaaaatcatcaaaGTAGGGATTCTTGTCAGCCAAATCTATGATAAATTCCGctgtaaataaaagatatatatattatatttcctttGGGAGTTGAGTATCCGGTAGCGGACATTTGGGAAAGTGTCTTATTTGGTGGCTTGGTTTAACTATACGACTAGGGTCAAAAGGCTAGGGGCAAATGAACTGCCACTTTCATTGTCCTAAACTCCTGCTGCCGGATATTATAATTTGTCACTATGTTAATTCATAAATGtgcaataaagaaaataaaaataaatgaaatattttgtaatattcctTAAAACGTACCTAAATCCTTATCGTTTAACCCTAAATGATTGTCTAATTCTGTACATATTTTAGATACAAGCGAGAGATGTTCTAACTTAGCAACCTCATCCATTTTGTTAATGAGTTTGTTTAATCATTAACACTACGTTAAAAACATGCTCATcacaattttaacatttttaacacacaaacagaaatataatattggCTTACTGACAGTGACAACTTATTACCACAGAATAAATACCTACTATGTAATTATTACATGCATTGGTATTtatggtataaataatatttgattaaaacacAGGTACACATTAGATTCtacgatataaattatcattttatctaataaataatattatgattaataaaatataggcttaacttatttcattattttatttattattattataaatatagatataaatttagcttatttataaataattttatataattctatataacgactaagattttatttaaggagTGACAATGAAATTATATGTGTAAAGTGGCAACTGTGCAATATGCTTTCAAATACTTATATCTTCTGACCACCTACGTCAAAATGAAATGATTATTGTCAATATAATGAAAGTTGACATTTGAGGTTTGCATTGTCAACTTTGTCTTGAGTAATTTGACAAACatgtgaaattatttaaattctaagcAAACCCATGGCATTTtagtcatattaatattttaggcAAGtgaattttataagttattataagcATTAGCGCTAATTATGGAAAACAACACTGATCATTCCGATCCTAATAATTTTAGCCCGTTAACTGTCCAAGAAGTAGACGTAGACTTTTTACCGATTGTTTACGAAATCATACGAAGGTATATTTTtgtacgattttatttttagataagatATTGTCACTTTTTTTGACAATagtttaattatgtatgtttttattattacgtagTGTCGAAAGGGACTTTCACGACAACTCAGCTAAAGCCAGAGAGTCTCAAGATTGCAGCTTGAAGGTCTTAGAATTACAGAAGAAATTCGACATTGCCCGTTCACaggttttcttatattaatataaccttTCTAAACATACAACTATCTAGTATaatgtaacatacatataacaagtatatttataatgtttcagATCAGACGCCTTCCGGGAATTGAATACAACAAACAAGATCAATTAAAACAGTTTGAGATTCTCCGAACTCAACTGAGACTGAAAAGAGAACTCTTACAAAAGTATCGTAATATGTGCTCTTTTGAAACATCATTTAAATGATACAAAAATGCCATTACGAACAATACTCAGATATTTAGCAAATAATGAACAACTTGTTCAGAAGATTGCAGATTCATATCCAGTAAGAAGAGCAGCTCAGCTTGCTGTCTCAGTGTTTTTTAGAGGGAAGGAAAAGGTGTCTAATATGGATCCTCAACAAGTAAACAGACTTGTATCATTCTTTAGAAAATTCAGTCAAAACATAAAGGAAGGTATTGAAGATGCCAAaactaagttaaaaaaatagtgttcCAAAAAGGATTATGCAAATTATCTCAATTggctgtaaatttaaaaatgtgtgcTTATGTAGATTTGTTATCTTGTAGAATCTGGTTTTTCTAGTCTAAGctagaagtatattttttaaatatggaataaaaaACCAATTACACTTCCAGCTAGTTTTATTTctcaaaatcaataaaaatatcctcTTACTTACACTATAAAAAATCACATTACAATGGTACTTATAATGAATACTATTCTATGATGTGAAGCAAAGAGCTAGCAACACTAATGAATCAATTGGTATTACTTTTCTATTGCaaggaaaaaaaagtaaatttagaaatcatttataaaaactgCTTCCAAGGCATATCAGTCAAATTccaaagtattataaaaagcctattctttattcaaaatattacattGACTTATAGAAAATTTAGTAAATACACCTTGATCTAATATTTCTCATCATTATAGCGATAAGTCCTCACACATAGAATCAAACAAGGTTCAGTTACTAGAATTTTTGGTAGTGACTTTTCACTGAATGAATTGGATTTATTCCTGCCAAATTTGAAtaggttctttttttaaataaaagatttagcCATTttcacacaaaataaaattcaaaaatatatttttttaacacaaattcCATATCACATGGATACAATCTGctgaaataattaaactataatttaacaaaaagtaaaaataaaaaagctaatgatttaacttttaacaataaaaaaaaaaaacatatatatatatttaaatgtctaggatcagtataatatataagaatattaagcCAATTGCTGTTCATAGTGATTGTGTTGAtagatatatttgatatattaatcatcatatacaaaattacatttcaatGGGTAATCAGTTTATCCTGTTGTATCTATTGCAAGCACTACTATATCTAATTTTTCCCATATCATTTTCTGTTACCttctaaaaaatatgtaaacataGCCTATAGAGTATGTAAaagtagataaatatttttttttatatatgaattcaagacaaaatagttttctttaAGACCTTTTTAGTACTGGATATTTGTAAACACACCTGAACCAGTAACGAGATAAAAAAGA contains:
- the LOC126770114 gene encoding mediator of RNA polymerase II transcription subunit 9, producing the protein MENNTDHSDPNNFSPLTVQEVDVDFLPIVYEIIRSVERDFHDNSAKARESQDCSLKVLELQKKFDIARSQIRRLPGIEYNKQDQLKQFEILRTQLRLKRELLQKYRNMCSFETSFK